DNA sequence from the Pseudoduganella plicata genome:
CAGAGGACCGGGATAGCTGTCCATCTCCAGCGCCGGAGCGATTTCCTGCAGCACGCGGGGCCGCGGCGGCGGCGTCGATGCCTGCAGGGGCAGCACCAGTTCGGCGATGAATTCGTCGAGACGGAAGCTGCGCCGCTGCGAACTGGCCGTGTCGACGGCCACCTGCTTGAAGCCGGCGATCAGGCGCGCGGCCCGCGTCAGGTTGCGGATGACGACGCCGTCCGCCTCGTCCGCCTGCTCCAGGTACTGTTCCAGGTCCGAGCGGTGCAGTCCGGCGTGCAACCGGCTGCGCAGCGCCGCTAGGTGTTCGCTCATCGTCGTGGCCACCGTCAGGCTGTTGCCGATCGGCGTATTCAGTTCGTGGGCGACACCGGCCACCAGCGCGCCCAGCGCCGCCAGCTTGTCGCGTCGTACCAGTTCGTCCTGCGTCAGGCGCAGGTTGTCGAGAGCCTGCGCCAGGCTGGCGCTGGCCTGCTCGGCCACTTCCTTGGCCCGTTGCAGCTCCGTCGTGCGGGCCGCCACCAGTTCTTCCAGGTGATCGCGGTGGCGTGCCAGTTCCGCTTCGCGCCGCGTGCGTTCGATGGCGATGCCGGCCAGGTGGACGGCCACGCGAATCAGGTGTTCGTCCTCCGCGCGCGGCAGGCGCCGGTCGCGGTAGTAGATCGCGAACGAGCCCAGCACCGTGGCCGCGTCGCCGAAGATCGGCACCGCCCAGCAGGCCCGCACGCCATGCTGGTTGGCCAGGTCGCGATAGCCTTCCCACAACGGGTCGCGGGCGATGTCGGCCACGATCACCGGCTCGCGGCGGAACATGGCGGTGCCGCACGACCCCACGCGCGGACCGATGGCCAGGCCGTCCAGCGCCGTCAGGTAGGACGGCGGCAGGCTCGGTGCCGCGCCGGCCCGTATGGTGCGGCCATCTTCGTCCAGCAGCAGCACGGTGCAGACCAGGCCGGGCGCCTGCCCCTCCACCAGCCGCAGCAAGCGGTCCAGAATCTCACGCAACGGGGCGCCGCGTGCGACCAGTTCCAGCAGCGCGTTCTGGCCGGTGCGCAGCGCCTCGGCCAGCCGCTGGCCGGTGACGTCCACCAGCCGCATGTGCAGCAGCCGCATGCCGTCCTGCTCGAGCATCACGGCGCGGATCTCGCAGTCGACGACGCGCCCGCTGCTGTGCCGGAAGGTCATCGGGTGCACGCGCACCTCGCCGCCCAGCACCTTGTGCAGCAGCGCGTCGATGGCATCCTGCGACGGCACGCCGTCCGGCTGGTGCGGCGGGCACAGGTCGGCCAGGCGCAGCCGCATCAGTTCCGCACTGGAACGGCCGAACATGCGCTCGGCGTTGCGGTTGACGTCGACCGGCGTGCCGCGCGCCGCGTCGAACAGCATGATCGCGTCCGGCGAGCCTGCCAGCAGCGTGTGATAGTTGACCGCGAGCGCGCGCATGTCGGGCCCGTCCTGGCCGGGCGTGTCCGGCCACGCGTGACGTACCGTCAGTTCGATCTGGATTTTTTCGACGATGTCCTCGGCCGCGCAGGGCAGCCGGATATAGCCGACGGCGCCGGCGAGGAGGGCACGTTCGCGTTCCTCGTCCGATGGCGCCGACGACATGGCCAGCACCGGCAGCTCGCGTCCGGCCACGCCGTGCACGAGACGCTGGCACAGTTCCAGCCGCGCGCTGCCCGCCAGTGCGACATCAAGCAGCACCATCGCCACGCCGTCCGCGGCGATGGCGGCCAGCGCCGCGTCGCCGCGGTTGACGACATCGACCCGGAAGTCGAGGCGCGACAAGGTCTGTACCAGCGCGGCATGCTCGCCGCCGGTGACAATCAGGATGGTATGCAGCGTGTCGGGAAGGTTCAGTTGCGTCATGGCTGCCGGGGTCGATGCCGATGGCAGCAGTGTAGACCAAGGGATGCATGGGCCGCGACGCGGTTGACCGCGCACGCACATTGAAGGCCAAAGAAAAACGCCGCCGACCTTTGACAGTCGGCGGCGTTCTTCAGCGTATCCGGTAGAGTGGTGCCCACGGAGGGACTCGAACCCCCACACCTTGCGGCACATGGACCTGAACCATGCGCGTCTACCAATTCCGCCACGTGGGCACTGGCACTTCTTTGACAAAGCTCTTGCATCGAAAAACAGACTTGGTGCCCACGGAGGGACTCGAACCCCCACACCTTGCGGCACATGGACCTGAACCATGCGCGTCTACCAATTCCGCCACGTGGGCCTGCTTTTCTCTGCTTCCTGCCTTGCTCCGTTGCGGTGTTCAGCAACAGAAGGCACGCATCTTAAAGTACCGAACCGGATCGGTCAATGGTCATTTTGTGCCTTTACGAAAGATTGTGCGCCGTCCGATTGCGCGTCGCCCCAGCAGCAGCATTCCGGCGCCCAGCATGGCGGCCGAGGAGGGCTCCGGAATGGCCGGGACGTTCCAGCCGATGACGTCCATCGCCAGCAGGTCGTTCCGCGAAATGTGCAGCAGCTCGCCCATGCCGGCGGTGGGGTCCATCAGCCCGATGAACAGATCGTCCTTCCAGTGGCTCGCCTGGCGGCCGTCGCCATGCAGCATGCCGGTGGAGAGCGGCGCCCCCGGCGTAGCGCCGCCGTCGGGCGAGAAGGTTTTTTCGCGCTCGTCCGCCGTCCAGTCGATCACGCCGGCGGCGCGGCTGGCGTCGGAGTAGCGGAACATGTCGAGCCCGGAAACGTAGGTGAACTCGTCGTCGTTGAAGAAGTCGGGCGCATCCGAGTTGAAATCCAGGACGTCGGCGCCGCTGATGAAACCCAGCGTATGGCCGATCTCGTGGGCGGCCACGCCGACGAAGTCGAAAGCGTCCGCGTTGATGCCGTCGTGCGGGTTGAAGTCGAACGTATAGTGGCTGCTGAACTGGATGAAGCCGTCGCATTGCCCGATACAGTCCGGCAGCGACTGCGCCGCCGGGGCCAGCCCCAATGCCTTTGCTTCGGCGGTGGCGATGCGGATGTTGGCGTTGTTGGCGTCGCCGTCGTTGTCCACGTAGGGTAGGGGGCTGCCGTACCCATTCGGGCTGTTGGCCGTGCGATTGAGCAGCATGCCGAAACTGCTGCCGGGCGCGAGGCTGGCCACGGCGGTGGTGTCGTAGCCGGACGTGATGTCCGCCGCCAGCGCGCTGCGGAAGGCACTGTAGCTGTACAGCTGCTGGGCCGACCGGGCCTGGCCCAGGATCCCGGGATCGAGTGGATTGAAGTCCACTGTCAGGTTAATCGTCACATTGTCGTCCAGCAGGCTCGACCAGCGCGCGGCCGCGTCGATAAAGCCCTGCCGGGCCTGTATCGAGGTACCGGAAATGAACGAAAAGTTGAACGTCGGCGCGGCAACGGCGCTGCCGGTTGCGGCCGCGGCCGCCAATGTGATGGCGGTGAGCAAGGTCTTCATGTCGGACTCCCGTAAAGTGGCTACGGGCAGGCGGTACGCAAAAAGCGTGCACGGCGGCTGAGTTGCAGGGCGATTGCAACCGCATGCGGTTTTTTGGCGGACGGGACTGTCAAGGAAGCCGACGCCCGGAGCCGGATGCGGCGGATCGCACGGCGCTCGGCAGATATCTGCGGGTGCTTCGGTCCCGGATGCGCTGGTGGCCAAATACAAAAACGCCGCAAACTTTTTCAAGTTTGCGGCGTCTGCTGCGACGAATCGCTAATCCGGTAGAGTGGTGCCCACGGAGGGACTCGAACCCCCACACCTTGCGGCACATGGACCTGAACCATGCGCGTCTACCAATTCCGCCACGTGGGCACTGATACTGCTGTTGCTGCTACAACGTTTCTGCTGCTACTGCTTCCACCAAACAAAAACGCCGCCTGCGATGCAGTCGCGGCGTCTTGCGCCATGCTGCCGAACATCCGGCTGCATTGTTGATACGGTAGAGTGGTGCCCACGGAGGGACTCGAACCCCCACACCTCGCGGCACATGGACCTGAACCATGCGCGTCTACCAATTCCGCCACGTGGGCACTGCGTGCTTCTTCAGCCTACACCACAAGCTCGACTTGCAAACTTGTTGCTTCTGCTATTATAGTGCCTTGGAGAGTTTTGCGCCAGATGAACTTTCATTCCACACTGCACATCCGCTCTGTTCTGCACTCCCGCATTGCTGCGAGAGCCGAGATTATAGAGCAATATTTTTGAATGTCAAAGGCTTTCGGAAACGTGCCCGACCGGCGCAATGCGCATGCAGTGGTCCACACATGCGTCCCGCCCCGGGTGTCCGATTGCGCGCTGTTAGGCAAACCGTCGGACCTCCGGTACACTACGACTGCCTTTATTCACGAACTCACAATAAGATCAAAGATATAGTTTTGAACCAGACTACCCATACCATCCCAAGCCGCGAGGACATCCTCGCACTCTTCCGCAGCGCCAATGCGCCGCTCGACCTGCGCACGCTTGCCATGTCGCTCGAGGTCCCCGCCGAATCGCACGCGGTGTTGACACGGCGCCTGGCCGCGATGGAACGCGATGGCCAGATCCGCTCGGACAGCGGCGGCTTCTACGTGCTGGCGGATCATTCCGGCTTCGTGGCCGGGCGGGTCAGCGCGCACCGTGACGGTTTCGGCTTCGTCATTCCCGACGAACCGGGCGACGACCTGTTCCTGACCGAGCGCGAGATGCAGAAGGTCCTGCACGGCGACAAGGTGCTGGCGAAAGTGGTGGGCTTCGACCGGCGCGGCCGCCCCGAGGGCACGATCGTCGAAGTGGTCGAACGTGGCAACACCCATATCATCGGACGGCTGATCAAGGATAACGGCGTGTGGATCGTGGCGCCGGAAGACAAGCGCATCGGCCAGGACATCCTGCTGGCCGGCTCGCCCGGCAAGGCCAAGAGCGGCCAGATCGTCAGCGTCGAACTGACGGAGCAGCCGGGGCGCTTCAAGCAGCCCGTCGGCCGCATCGTCGAAGTGCTGGGCGACATGGACGACCCGGGCATGGAGATCGAAATCGCCGTACGCAAGTTCGGCGTGCCGCACGTGTTTTCCGACGCGGCAATCAAGCAGGCCAACAAGCTGCCGGACGTGGTGCGTGCCGCCGACCTGGACGAACGCGTCGACCTGCGCGACGTGCCGCTGGTGACGATCGACGGCGAGGATGCGCGCGACTTCGACGATGCCGTCTACTGCGAGCCCGTCAAGATCGGCCGCACCAACGGGTACCGCCTGATCGTGGCGATCGCCGACGTCAGCCACTACGTCAAGCCGAACGACGCACTGGACGCCGACGCGCTCGAGCGCAGCACGTCGGTCTACTTCCCGCGCCGCGTGATTCCGATGCTGCCCGAGAAGCTGTCCAACGGCCTGTGCTCGCTGAACCCCGCCGTCGACCGCCTGACGCTGGTCTGCGACGCCGTCATCACGGCCAAGGGCGAGATCAAGGCTTACCAGTTCTATCCGGCCGTGATCCATTCGGCCGCGCGCATGACGTACACCGAAGTGGCGGCGATACTGGGCAACACGAAGGGGCCGGAAGCGGCGAAGAAGCCGTACATCGTACCGCACCTGCAGGACCTGTATGCCGTCTACCAGGCGCTGCTGAAGGCGCGCCTGGAACGGGGCGCGATCGATTTCGAGACGACGGAGACGTACATCGTCTGCAACCCGAACGGCAAGATCGAGAAGATCGTGCCCCGTTCGCGCAACGACGCGCACAAGCTGATCGAGGAATGCATGCTGGCGGCGAACGTCTGCGCGGCCGATCTGCTGCTGCGTAACAAGCACCCGGGCACGTACCGCATCCACGCTGCGCCGACCAAGGAAAAGCTCACGCAGGTGCGCGAGTTCCTTAAGCAGGTGGGCCTGTCGCTGGGCGGCGGCGATACGCCGGCCGCGCGCGACTACGCGGAGCTGATGAAGAAGATCAAGGAGCGCCCGGATGCGAGCCTGTTGCAGACGATGCTGCTGCGCTCCATGCAGCAGGCCGTCTACAGTCCGGACAATATCGGCCACTTCGGCCTGGCGTACGAGGCGTATGCCCACTTCACCAGCCCGATCCGCCGCTATCCCGACCTGCTGACGCACCGCGCCATCAAGGCCATCCTGCAAGGGAAGAAGTACGAGCCGAAGGTGGACGACAAGAGCGTACTGAATACGACCGTGTCGAATGCGGCGCGGCGCCAGAAGCTCAAGGACAAGGCCGAGGGCAAGGAACCGAAGGGCGCGCGCGACCTGACCGTGTGGGACGCGCTGGGCGTGCACTGCTCGGCCAACGAACGCCGCGCGGACGAAGCGTCGCGCGACGTCGAAGCCTGGCTGAAGTGCTACTTCATGCAGGACAAGCTGGGCGAGGAGTTCAGCGGCATCATCGTCGGCGTGACGACGTTCGGCATCTTCGTCCAGCTGGACCAGCTGTTCGTCGAAGGCCTCGTACACATCACCGACCTGGGCGCCGATTACTTCCAGTACGACGAAGCGCGCCACGAACTGCGCGGCGAGCGTACCGGCAAGCGCTACCAGCTGACGGACCGCGTCAACGTCCAGGTGGTGCGTGTCGACCTGGAGTCGCGCAAGATCGACCTGCGCCTGCCGGAAAGCGAAACGGCAGGCATGGGCGGCGGCCAGGCGCCGGCGAAGAAAGGGCGCGGCCGCCAGAAGTTCGAGGATGAGCCGGCGGTCGAGGAAAGTGCGCCACGCCGAGGTCGTAAGGGCGGCGGGGGCGGCGGCCGGCCGGAGAAGGGCGCGGCGGGTCCGTCGATCACCGTGCGCTACCCGGCCCCGGCGGATAACGCCGATGCGCCGCCACCGCGCAAGCCGCGCTCGGGCGGGGGCGCGCCGGCCAAGCGGAGCAAGACCGCGACGGCCGCTTCGTCCAGGCCCGGCAGCACGGCCAAGGGCAGGAAGAAGCGATAAGGTAAGATGATGGTCTGGCGCCGCGGTAATCCGCGGCGCTTCACTTGTGGACGTCCAGTTTGGCTCTCGTCCGCAGTTCGGCAAATCCAGTAAAGTAGAACAGCACCATGTCCAAGAACAAAATGATTTTCGGCTTCCATGCCGTCACCTCGCGCCTGCGCCACGAAGCCGCTTCCGTGGAGGAGATCTTCGTCGACGCCGCCCGCGACGACCGCCGCATGAAAGACCTGATCACGAATGCGCGCGCGCTTGGCGTGCGCGTCATGCCGGTCGATTCGGCCCGCCTCGACAAGATCGTCGGCACCCGCCGCCACCAGGGCGTCATCGCGTTCGCGTCGCAGCTGGCGCTGGCCCGCAACCTGGACGAGCTGCTCGATGCCATCGACGGCCCGCCGCTGCTGCTGGTGCTGGACGGGATCACCGACCCGCACAACCTGGGCGCCTGCCTGCGCGTGGCCGACGGTGTCGGCGCCCACGCCGTGATCGTGCCGAAGGATCGCGCCGTCGGCCTGAACGCCACGGCCGCCAAGGTGGCCAGCGGCGCGGCCGAAACGGTCCCGTACATCACCGTGACGAACCTGGCGCGCACCCTGCGCGACCTGAAGGACCGCGACATCTGGCTGATCGGCACGTCCGACGACGGCGAGAAGGGCCTGTACGATGCCGACTTCACGGGTCCGACGGCGCTGGTGATGGGCTCCGAAGGCGAAGGCATGCGCCGCCTGACGCGCGAAACGTGCGACATGCTGGTCAGCATCCCGATGTTCGGTTCCGTCGAGAGCCTGAACGTTTCCGTGGCTTCCGGCGTGTGCCTGTACGAAGCGCGGCGCCAGCGGATGGCCAAGGAAGGCTGATGCCGGCGGGGCCTGCACCGGAGGACGGTGCCGGTCCCCGATACGCCAATGCCGCCGGCAGAGGTGCCTATCCGCAAGCGGGCGTCCCATGCTAGATTACTGCCATGTTTACCCGCCTACGCCACGACATCCGCGCGATCCTCGAGCGCGACCCCGCCGCCCGCAACGCGTGGACGGTGCTGACGTGTTACCCCGGCCTGCACGCGATCGTCGCGCACCGGCTGGCGCACTGGTGCTGGCTGCATGGCCTGAAATGGCTGGGCCGCTACGTCAGCTACCTGGCGCGGATCGTCACGGGGATTGAAATCCATCCCGGCGCCGTGGTGGGCCGGCGCGTGTTCATCGATCACGGTTTCGGTGTCGTCGTCGGGGAGACTGCCGTGATCGGCAACGATTGCACGATCTACCAGGGCGTCACGCTGGGCGGCACGTCGCTGGCGGCCGGCCACAAGCGCCACCCGACGCTGGAGCGGGGCGTCATCGTCGGCGCCGGCGCCAAGGTGCTCGGCGCCTTTACGGTCGGCGAGTATGCCAAGATCGGCTCCAACGCCGTGCTGCTCAAGCCGGTGCCGGCCGGCGCCACCGCCGTGGGCAATCCGGCCCGCATCGTCAGCCGCGAGCAACAGGCGGCGGAAGGGCGGCCGGCGGCGCCGGCATTTGCCGCGTATGGCGTCACGCCCAACGGCGCCGATCCGTTGTCGAAGACACTGCAGGGACTGATCGCCCAGAGCGCG
Encoded proteins:
- the cysE gene encoding serine O-acetyltransferase, with translation MFTRLRHDIRAILERDPAARNAWTVLTCYPGLHAIVAHRLAHWCWLHGLKWLGRYVSYLARIVTGIEIHPGAVVGRRVFIDHGFGVVVGETAVIGNDCTIYQGVTLGGTSLAAGHKRHPTLERGVIVGAGAKVLGAFTVGEYAKIGSNAVLLKPVPAGATAVGNPARIVSREQQAAEGRPAAPAFAAYGVTPNGADPLSKTLQGLIAQSAAQEEQIVRIMALLRERGLDRQGLDMAGDDADRLNRLVD
- a CDS encoding ATP-binding protein is translated as MTQLNLPDTLHTILIVTGGEHAALVQTLSRLDFRVDVVNRGDAALAAIAADGVAMVLLDVALAGSARLELCQRLVHGVAGRELPVLAMSSAPSDEERERALLAGAVGYIRLPCAAEDIVEKIQIELTVRHAWPDTPGQDGPDMRALAVNYHTLLAGSPDAIMLFDAARGTPVDVNRNAERMFGRSSAELMRLRLADLCPPHQPDGVPSQDAIDALLHKVLGGEVRVHPMTFRHSSGRVVDCEIRAVMLEQDGMRLLHMRLVDVTGQRLAEALRTGQNALLELVARGAPLREILDRLLRLVEGQAPGLVCTVLLLDEDGRTIRAGAAPSLPPSYLTALDGLAIGPRVGSCGTAMFRREPVIVADIARDPLWEGYRDLANQHGVRACWAVPIFGDAATVLGSFAIYYRDRRLPRAEDEHLIRVAVHLAGIAIERTRREAELARHRDHLEELVAARTTELQRAKEVAEQASASLAQALDNLRLTQDELVRRDKLAALGALVAGVAHELNTPIGNSLTVATTMSEHLAALRSRLHAGLHRSDLEQYLEQADEADGVVIRNLTRAARLIAGFKQVAVDTASSQRRSFRLDEFIAELVLPLQASTPPPRPRVLQEIAPALEMDSYPGPLGQAVSALFENAVTHGLHGLSGRDNGTITIAARAVDAATIALSVRDDGAGIAPEHLARVYDPFFTTRPGGGAGSAAGPGLGLGLGLGLHLTHNIVTGVLGGRIALQSEPGRGTTFTLTLPAVAP
- a CDS encoding NF038122 family metalloprotease; translation: MKTLLTAITLAAAAATGSAVAAPTFNFSFISGTSIQARQGFIDAAARWSSLLDDNVTINLTVDFNPLDPGILGQARSAQQLYSYSAFRSALAADITSGYDTTAVASLAPGSSFGMLLNRTANSPNGYGSPLPYVDNDGDANNANIRIATAEAKALGLAPAAQSLPDCIGQCDGFIQFSSHYTFDFNPHDGINADAFDFVGVAAHEIGHTLGFISGADVLDFNSDAPDFFNDDEFTYVSGLDMFRYSDASRAAGVIDWTADEREKTFSPDGGATPGAPLSTGMLHGDGRQASHWKDDLFIGLMDPTAGMGELLHISRNDLLAMDVIGWNVPAIPEPSSAAMLGAGMLLLGRRAIGRRTIFRKGTK
- the rlmB gene encoding 23S rRNA (guanosine(2251)-2'-O)-methyltransferase RlmB; amino-acid sequence: MSKNKMIFGFHAVTSRLRHEAASVEEIFVDAARDDRRMKDLITNARALGVRVMPVDSARLDKIVGTRRHQGVIAFASQLALARNLDELLDAIDGPPLLLVLDGITDPHNLGACLRVADGVGAHAVIVPKDRAVGLNATAAKVASGAAETVPYITVTNLARTLRDLKDRDIWLIGTSDDGEKGLYDADFTGPTALVMGSEGEGMRRLTRETCDMLVSIPMFGSVESLNVSVASGVCLYEARRQRMAKEG
- the rnr gene encoding ribonuclease R, with translation MNQTTHTIPSREDILALFRSANAPLDLRTLAMSLEVPAESHAVLTRRLAAMERDGQIRSDSGGFYVLADHSGFVAGRVSAHRDGFGFVIPDEPGDDLFLTEREMQKVLHGDKVLAKVVGFDRRGRPEGTIVEVVERGNTHIIGRLIKDNGVWIVAPEDKRIGQDILLAGSPGKAKSGQIVSVELTEQPGRFKQPVGRIVEVLGDMDDPGMEIEIAVRKFGVPHVFSDAAIKQANKLPDVVRAADLDERVDLRDVPLVTIDGEDARDFDDAVYCEPVKIGRTNGYRLIVAIADVSHYVKPNDALDADALERSTSVYFPRRVIPMLPEKLSNGLCSLNPAVDRLTLVCDAVITAKGEIKAYQFYPAVIHSAARMTYTEVAAILGNTKGPEAAKKPYIVPHLQDLYAVYQALLKARLERGAIDFETTETYIVCNPNGKIEKIVPRSRNDAHKLIEECMLAANVCAADLLLRNKHPGTYRIHAAPTKEKLTQVREFLKQVGLSLGGGDTPAARDYAELMKKIKERPDASLLQTMLLRSMQQAVYSPDNIGHFGLAYEAYAHFTSPIRRYPDLLTHRAIKAILQGKKYEPKVDDKSVLNTTVSNAARRQKLKDKAEGKEPKGARDLTVWDALGVHCSANERRADEASRDVEAWLKCYFMQDKLGEEFSGIIVGVTTFGIFVQLDQLFVEGLVHITDLGADYFQYDEARHELRGERTGKRYQLTDRVNVQVVRVDLESRKIDLRLPESETAGMGGGQAPAKKGRGRQKFEDEPAVEESAPRRGRKGGGGGGRPEKGAAGPSITVRYPAPADNADAPPPRKPRSGGGAPAKRSKTATAASSRPGSTAKGRKKR